CTACCATCACCATTATTCCTTTTACTATTCTTTTACTTCCCTTCTCTCTTCCCTTCTCTCTTCCCTTCTCTCTATACTCGCTTATACACTCTTCTATATTTCCTATTCCTTTCTTCTCTTTCATTCCTTTCTTAGCCTCCTTGTTTTTTTTATTATTTTCTAGCTTTGCTTTAAAAATAAAAAACAAATAAATGAGGCTTTATATAACATACACAATACTGCAAATAAAAAAGAGAGCTTTATTGCTCCCTTTAATAAGGTTCTTATTTAATTATTGCAACAACTATATTCAAATTCTACTACTTACCTGCTGCTTTTGGATCTCTTGCCTTATCTACTTCTTCCTTTACTTTCTCCAAAACATTCTTTACTGTCTTCTTCACTATTTCTTCTACTGCTCCCAATAACTTATTTACTGCGGTTATCCCTACTTTTTGTACTTCTTCTTTTCCTCCTGCTTGTCCATCTTGAGCTCCTGATGCCAATTTACCGTCTTCAACCA
This genomic stretch from Borrelia hispanica CRI harbors:
- a CDS encoding variable large family protein, coding for GEEMLASIVKSTENRVVALTGNATSGTTPLEFAKGGTSAHLANASDAKAAAVAGGIALRSLVEDGKLASGAQDGQAGGKEEVQKVGITAVNKLLGAVEEIVKKTVKNVLEKVKEEVDKARDPKAAGK